From Sphingobacterium bambusae:
CCTTATAATTGATTACCCGATCCGCGCCCAAGGAGGCGCAGTAGGCACATTTTTCCGCCGATCCGCTCGTTGCAGAAACCTGCGCACCACAAGCCTTGGCCAGCTGAATGGCCGTGCTTCCTATCCCTCCCGATCCGCCATGAACCAACAGATGCTCTCCCCGCTTTAAGGCTCCGCGACGAAAGACATTATCCCAAACGGTAAAAATAGTCTCTGGTAGCGAGGCTGCCTCCGCAAAAGATAACCCCTTTGGAATTGGCAGACAGCAATCGGCTTCAACAGCCACAAACTCGGCATAACCAGCACCAGCGATCAAGCAACAAATCTCATCACCTTCGGCCCAGCGCGATACCTCCGCCCCCACTTCCATCACCACACCAGCCACCTCTAGGCCCGGAATATCCTGTACCACATCCGGCGGAGCTGGATAATGTCCTTTACGCTGAAAAACATCGGGCCTATTGATACCCGCGGCCTTGACCCCTATTAACACTTGGCTTTCGCTGATCGTGGGGCGCCCCCTCGATTCCACACGCAATACATCTGCCTCACCGAACGCCGTAATAACCACTGCTTTCATACTATTTTTTCTTTGGATATTTTTGAAGACGCATATTAAAAGTTACCATAAAATAACGCCCTAATCTATTGTTCCGCGCTTCATAAAGATCATTGCCTATATATTCACTATAGGTACCCATGTTTTTATTTTGATCCAACAGGTCAAAACCTTGAAAACGCAACAGCCCCAATTTATTGGGCAAAAAAGAAATTTCCAAGTAGGCATTCAAGATAGTGGGGTTATTGTTCATAAAACTACTTTCGTAGCCGGCATTGAACCGCTGTGACATCTCCGCTCCTAAAGTCACGTGATCGCTCAGATACCCCTTGGTTGCTCCACTCAACAGCAGGCTGTGTGCCGTAATCTCTGTTGTGTAGGGCCAAGTGTATGTTGCATTGTTCAACAGGTAATTAGTGTTGAACAGCGATTCGAAATAGTCGCTCCAGGTATACCGAAACTGTACAGATTGGGAGTAAATAAACTGAGTAGTCTTGTTACGCTCGTCGTTGACAAAGGATATATTGTTGTAAAAATCTGTATTACCGACAAAATCCAATTGCAAGCTTTCGTTGAACAAGGGCATATTGAAGAGGTAGTACCATTTGAGATCAAAATAGCCATCGGCATTTTTAAATGTAGTCTCCTGAATAGTCGAGCTCCGGAAAGCCGTCTTGTCCGCCACAATCTTGTTCAATACTCTGTTGTAGGCAAAATTAGTCTCAAAATACTGATTTCGAGAGGTAATAAACTTTCGCAATGTGGTGTTGATCCGGTTGGAAAACTCGGCCTTTAGCTCGGGGTTACCGATAATGATATTTTGGGAATTACTGTTATCTCTTACGGGAATGATGTGCAGAAAGTTAGGTTGGTTGTTTTTACCGACATAATCCACACTCCAATCGACTTCATTGTTGAGGCGCCACTTAAAACCGGCGCTAGGCACCACATTTACATTGTCGTAGCGATAGTACATATCTTCACGCGGCAGGTAGCCATTGAGGGTGATGGGCTGCACCGCAAAGCCGACACTAGTTCTAAATTTCTTGTTGGGTACATATTGGTAACTCAATCCTGCCCTACTGCTATTAAATCGATAATTGTAGCTCACACCCAACGAATCCACATAAAAAAACTGACCAAATTCTTCCGACTTCAGTCTATCTTCCACGCGGCGAACGGCCGTCATGTCCGTGAGCTCATAGTCGTAAAAGAGCTCAACGGTGCTATATTCTGAGAAAGGCTCTACGAAGGATACCGCTGCCTTTACCCCATCGGTTCCGCTACGCTGTTCGATAAAATACTGCTGGTTAAACTCGGTGATCCGAGGTGGTATCCCCGATGAATCGACGGAAGTGTACCTGTCCACCACATCTTCTACCTTATTCAAGCTGTTAAAATTCAGCACCACGTTGCTTACCAACTTGCGCCCAGGCTTCTTAAAGGCTCGTGCGTATAAAATACTCATATCTAAATTGGGATTTTGCTGGTACGATGTATCTTGGTATGTACCATCGTTAGTGATCCGGTTGTTGTCGATCAATCGATCTCGCGCGTTTCCGAAATAAATCCTATTGTAGGAAAACACCGGTTTTATCTCCAAAACGTCACTATTCTTGAAACGATGTTTGAACTCCGTCGTCAGTTTATGATAGTAATCATTGCTGGTCGTTCGGTACGACTCCGCATTGGAGATTTTGTTGCCAAGATAATCCGACCGCAGAAAAGAATTTCCCGTGGTCACATTCTCTTTATGCGTAAAGCTATAGCTGGTATTGATCAATGTATTTTCAGCCAAGTTGTCCGAAAAATTAAATCCGAAAGACTTAATATTGTTGAGACCATCGGTAGGGTCTACGAAGTCGTTTGCGTCAAACAGCGATTTCTCCCGTTCTCCCACACCACTGGGCGAGCCGAATGAAAACAGGCTTGTATTGGTATTGTTGACCGACCCTATCACGGAAAACTCCTGTCCGTCATCAAATCGGTTAACGCCAATACTACCAATGTAACGATCGCTGGTACCACCTCCGGCGGTAATCTGGCCAAACGAAATACGCTTGCTATCTTCTTTGAGCACAATATTGATTACTTTTTCGGGCTCATCGGTTGTCATGCCGCGTTCGATAGCAAAATCACCAAAATGGTTAATGACCTGTATTTTCTTTACAAAATCTGCCGGTAGATTCTTCGTTGCCGTAATGACGTCACCACCAAAGAATTTTTTACCATCAACCAATACCGTCGATACCTGCTTCCCTTGGGCATACACCGTACCGTCGCGCAGCACCTGAATACCGGGCAACTGTTTCAGCGCCTCTTCCAGCAACGAGTTTGCGCGAAACTTAAAGGCATCCATATTGTACTGGATAGTATCTTCGGTATAAACAACGGGGATGGTTTTGGTAATGGAAACCCCTTCAATCAGGGAAGCTTGTGGAATGAGCACAACGTTGGGCACTACCACAAAAGAGCTATGCTCGTTCGACGACAACAACCTGTTGACGATCTGGTGTCCCAGCATACTATAAGATATGCGAATATGATTTCCGCGCACATTGCTAAACTGGTAAGCCCCATTTGCAGCGCTGCTTGTTACTAAGGTATCGAGGGTGCTGGTCAACCGAATATTGACCCCCGCTAAGCCATGCGCCGCACTGTCCAATACCAGTCCTTGGATTCGCTTCGAGCCTATTTGAGCATGCACATTGGACAAACCCAAAGCGCAGGAACAAATCAACATGACCAAAAGTATGATACACCTATTATTCTTCACAAAAACTGCTCGTTTGCTCGATTGTCATCAATATACGAAAAAATTGAATTTCAATAAAAGTTTTTAGTATAACGTTCCTTTATTCATTTTCCGTATAAATAAAAGCGGGTTATTTCGCTTGAAATAACCCGCTTTTATTTATTATGTTTTCGACAGGTTTTATTCGCCGTCAAAAGCTACTTTTACAAGGTGCTTGTCGATCTCCCAACGTCCTGTTCCGTCTTCACCGATCACATCGAACAACTCGAGTATACGACGTGCCACATACTCTTCTTCTACTTGCTCTTCCAAGAACCACTGCACAAAGTTAAACGTTACGTAATCTTTCGCTTTCATACAACGGTCAGCGATGTTGTTAAATTGTTCAGTCACGAACATTTCTTGCTCTAATGTCTGCTCGAATACCCCGCGGAATGACTCGAAGTCTGTCGGGATGTTTGTGATCTCTGGAGAGATAGCACGTCCACCACGGTTATTGATGTAGTTGAACAATTTCAACATGTGCTCACGCTCTTCGTTTGCTTGTTTAGCAAAGAAGGTAGCTGAATTATCCAAACCTTGATCGTCACACCATGATGACATAGCAAGATATAGAGCCGACGAATGTGCTTCAACTTTTACTTGTGCGTTCAATATATTTTCGATCTCTTCTGCTAGAGAAGATTTCAATTTCAATAAGTCTTTCATATTATGTTTCTATTAAATATACATACTAATAACAATGCGATCCCTACATTGTTTGTACAAAGATAAATCAGAAACGTTCGTTTTGGAACAAAAAAAAGCAATACAAATTAAGTCTAAATTAGCCAAGAGTATAGCTAACTTGTTTGGAATCAGTACAATTAAAATTAGATTTTAAACTGCTAGTACATTCCCTTCGCGAAGTATCTTTTTTACTTCACTGTTCAGCTCGATCATAAATTTAGCCCCCGAAAGAACTTCACGCAACGCCAATACATCTTCAACGCGCAATAAGAAACAGCGCTCGGTTCTAAAAGGCATGATAATCTCAAAATCAGCCGCTCGGGAGGCATCGCCGATCATAGAGGCCACATCTATGGCATCAATACGCTTTTTGAACGAGAAAAAGTCCGATATTTTAAAAGCCGTTGTCGTATCCTGAAATTCCAACCAATAACAGTTTTTACGGCTGCATTGATAAACAGCGCCCTGTGTTGTTTTGTAAATCTCTTCTACTTGTGCTAAAGGACAAATCATCTCTTCTCGTTAATTGCAAGCAAATATAATCCTTATTGATATTCAATCCAAATAAAAAAGCTGATTTTTCAATCAGCTTTCTCTTTTTTTGTAAGGTATGTTTTTAAAATTCTTCCTCGCCATCCCCCAGCAACTCCTTATGGTTGCTCACGGTGGCTCTTGTCTTTGTTTTATGTTTGTTAATCTGCCGTCTCAGCGATTCCACTGCGACATCTGTTGCTTCTTCAAAACTCTTCGCCTGTGCCTTTGCAAACAATTGGTTGCCCGGGATATTCATCTTCAGCTCCACCACCTTGTTTGCTTCATCGTCTACATTTTCTATACGCAAGTAGCAAACGCCCTCAATAATATTATCGAGAAACTGTTCCAACTTAGCTGTTTTTTTCTTAATAAATTCAACCAACTTTTGATCTGCATCAAATTTGATAGATTGCACAGTAATGTTCATTTTTCCTCCTTTTTTTAAGCCTTTGGATGGGCTTGTTTATAAATTGACTTCAACCGCTCTACAGAGTTGTGTGTGTATACTTGCGTAGCAGCTAAACCGGCATGGCCGAGTAATTCCTTAATGGCATTTAAATCGGCTCCATTGTTCAATAAAGCTGTTGCAAAAGTATGCCTCAACACATGGGGACTCTTTTTCTTTTGCGAAGTGATCAGGCTTAGGTAATGTCGCACCTTATCGTAGATCAACCTTCTGCTGGCGGCCTTTCCTTCTTTACTAACGATCAACAGCGTGGATTTGTTTTCCGCATCCAGTGCATATTTCAATTTAAGATAATGTTTGATCGTCATCAATAGGTTCTGATGTACGGGAACGAGGCGCTCCTTCCCTCTTTTACCGAAAATCAATATTCTTTTGTTGTAGGTATCGATATCTCGCTCTTGGATAGCTAGCAACTCCGCGAGTCGAATACCGGTACCGAACAAAAGCTCCAGTACTACGAAATCCCGCACTTCTTCAAAATCTTCCGCATCCCGAAAACCGGCATCCAACAGGGCCACCATCTTCTCCTGTTCAACTACCACAGGCAATTTCTTGGCGGTCTTCAAGGCATGCACCAAATTCATCGGGTTTTGGTCTGTCTTCCCCTCTCTGCGTAAAAATTTATAAAAAGAACGTAAGGCAGAAATCGACCTATTGATGCTGGAGGCTTCTTTCCCGTGCTCCTTCATCTGTGCAAGATACTGACGAACGACACGGTGATCAACCTCCTGAAAGCTTAAATCCTCAGCTTGAAGAAAAGCAAAGAAATTATCCAACTCCATGGTATACGCTGTAACCGTATGGCTAGAATAACGCTTCTCAAACTTGAGAAAATTTAAAAACTCATCTTTGCCCATTGTCGATCTCCTTCTTGCATAAATATAGCAAAAACTAGGAGCTAAACAAATTTTATTTCATCAATTTATGGTAAGCAAAAGCATCTTTATAATTAAGGTTATACGGGAACGGAATTATAAGAAATTGCAACAAGATTATTGATGGAAAAACAAATTATCAAAATTCCTTAACAACAGAAAGCCCAGTCGTTTGACTGGGCTTTCCTAGAGCATAATTAAGTCGCTTGAAACAGCGATTACAGCTTGCTGTTCACGTCAATAGCATTCAGCTCACTGAAAGCTTGTTTCAAACGCGTTACGAATGCTTCTTCACCCTTGCGCAACCAAACGCGCGGGTCATAAAACTTCTTATTTGGAGAATCGGCACCTTCGGGGTTTCCGATCTGTCCCTGTAGAAAGTCGTGGTTCTTCGCCTCGTAAGCACGAATACCATCCCAAAATGCCCATTGCATATCGGTATCGATATTCATTTTGATAGCACCGTAAGAAAGAGCCTCCGCAATTTCTTCCGGTGAAGAACCCGAACCGCCATGGAAAACAAAGTTCACAGGCTTTTCTGCACTAAGGTTAAATTTCTCGCGAATATACTCCTGCGAATTGTGCAAGATAACAGGCTGAAGCTTCACGTTGCCTGGTTTATAAACACCATGTACGTTACCAAATGCAGCCGCAACAGTAAATTTATCAGAAACCTTCGACAGTTCTTCAAAGGC
This genomic window contains:
- a CDS encoding NAD(P)H-quinone oxidoreductase, with amino-acid sequence MKAVVITAFGEADVLRVESRGRPTISESQVLIGVKAAGINRPDVFQRKGHYPAPPDVVQDIPGLEVAGVVMEVGAEVSRWAEGDEICCLIAGAGYAEFVAVEADCCLPIPKGLSFAEAASLPETIFTVWDNVFRRGALKRGEHLLVHGGSGGIGSTAIQLAKACGAQVSATSGSAEKCAYCASLGADRVINYKEEDFAELLQATGVDVILDSIAGDYFEKNVSLLQPDGRLVHINAMKGKQVSLDILKLMQKRLILTGSTLRSRDLAFKAQLTREVQEFIWPLVGGAFKPQVYKTFPYTEAAEAHQLLENGDFLGKLVLLF
- a CDS encoding outer membrane beta-barrel protein; its protein translation is MKNNRCIILLVMLICSCALGLSNVHAQIGSKRIQGLVLDSAAHGLAGVNIRLTSTLDTLVTSSAANGAYQFSNVRGNHIRISYSMLGHQIVNRLLSSNEHSSFVVVPNVVLIPQASLIEGVSITKTIPVVYTEDTIQYNMDAFKFRANSLLEEALKQLPGIQVLRDGTVYAQGKQVSTVLVDGKKFFGGDVITATKNLPADFVKKIQVINHFGDFAIERGMTTDEPEKVINIVLKEDSKRISFGQITAGGGTSDRYIGSIGVNRFDDGQEFSVIGSVNNTNTSLFSFGSPSGVGEREKSLFDANDFVDPTDGLNNIKSFGFNFSDNLAENTLINTSYSFTHKENVTTGNSFLRSDYLGNKISNAESYRTTSNDYYHKLTTEFKHRFKNSDVLEIKPVFSYNRIYFGNARDRLIDNNRITNDGTYQDTSYQQNPNLDMSILYARAFKKPGRKLVSNVVLNFNSLNKVEDVVDRYTSVDSSGIPPRITEFNQQYFIEQRSGTDGVKAAVSFVEPFSEYSTVELFYDYELTDMTAVRRVEDRLKSEEFGQFFYVDSLGVSYNYRFNSSRAGLSYQYVPNKKFRTSVGFAVQPITLNGYLPREDMYYRYDNVNVVPSAGFKWRLNNEVDWSVDYVGKNNQPNFLHIIPVRDNSNSQNIIIGNPELKAEFSNRINTTLRKFITSRNQYFETNFAYNRVLNKIVADKTAFRSSTIQETTFKNADGYFDLKWYYLFNMPLFNESLQLDFVGNTDFYNNISFVNDERNKTTQFIYSQSVQFRYTWSDYFESLFNTNYLLNNATYTWPYTTEITAHSLLLSGATKGYLSDHVTLGAEMSQRFNAGYESSFMNNNPTILNAYLEISFLPNKLGLLRFQGFDLLDQNKNMGTYSEYIGNDLYEARNNRLGRYFMVTFNMRLQKYPKKK
- a CDS encoding ferritin; translation: MKDLLKLKSSLAEEIENILNAQVKVEAHSSALYLAMSSWCDDQGLDNSATFFAKQANEEREHMLKLFNYINNRGGRAISPEITNIPTDFESFRGVFEQTLEQEMFVTEQFNNIADRCMKAKDYVTFNFVQWFLEEQVEEEYVARRILELFDVIGEDGTGRWEIDKHLVKVAFDGE
- a CDS encoding DUF6686 family protein, which produces MICPLAQVEEIYKTTQGAVYQCSRKNCYWLEFQDTTTAFKISDFFSFKKRIDAIDVASMIGDASRAADFEIIMPFRTERCFLLRVEDVLALREVLSGAKFMIELNSEVKKILREGNVLAV
- the hpf gene encoding ribosome hibernation-promoting factor, HPF/YfiA family; translation: MNITVQSIKFDADQKLVEFIKKKTAKLEQFLDNIIEGVCYLRIENVDDEANKVVELKMNIPGNQLFAKAQAKSFEEATDVAVESLRRQINKHKTKTRATVSNHKELLGDGEEEF
- a CDS encoding tyrosine-type recombinase/integrase — protein: MGKDEFLNFLKFEKRYSSHTVTAYTMELDNFFAFLQAEDLSFQEVDHRVVRQYLAQMKEHGKEASSINRSISALRSFYKFLRREGKTDQNPMNLVHALKTAKKLPVVVEQEKMVALLDAGFRDAEDFEEVRDFVVLELLFGTGIRLAELLAIQERDIDTYNKRILIFGKRGKERLVPVHQNLLMTIKHYLKLKYALDAENKSTLLIVSKEGKAASRRLIYDKVRHYLSLITSQKKKSPHVLRHTFATALLNNGADLNAIKELLGHAGLAATQVYTHNSVERLKSIYKQAHPKA